One region of Chryseobacterium sp. SORGH_AS_0447 genomic DNA includes:
- a CDS encoding glutathione synthase, with the protein MAHKIFRKEDFRKDETGIYILEVPKGSVGIGADLIIERQTADGEYEIVQADLHRHNDSILIKWSEPFDGRLLFDE; encoded by the coding sequence ATGGCCCATAAAATTTTTAGAAAAGAAGATTTCAGAAAGGATGAAACGGGAATATATATTCTTGAAGTCCCGAAAGGAAGTGTAGGAATCGGTGCGGATCTTATTATTGAAAGACAGACCGCTGACGGAGAATACGAAATCGTACAGGCTGATCTCCACCGTCACAACGACAGCATCCTCATCAAGTGGAGCGAACCATTTGACGGAAGACTGCTTTTTGATGAATAA
- a CDS encoding alpha-ketoglutarate-dependent dioxygenase AlkB — translation MSQLSLFDADEYYRFPEELLEYTGNFLSEDAASRLEEKLLHETPWKQHTQKMYSKTVVTPRLTAWYGDESKNYHLGGNEFGVNQWSPELLNLKLKIEKFSGYKFNSVLLNLYRDGNDSVAWHRDKDSELGERPVIASVSLGQVRNFDFRNVENHQQKHSLALKHGSLLIMKGDLQVHWEHRIAKSTRLMRPRINLTFRLIRELSSVS, via the coding sequence GTGAGTCAGTTAAGTTTATTTGATGCAGATGAATATTACCGGTTTCCGGAAGAATTGCTGGAGTATACAGGAAATTTTCTGTCGGAAGACGCGGCTTCCAGGCTTGAAGAAAAGCTGCTGCATGAAACGCCGTGGAAGCAGCATACCCAGAAAATGTACAGCAAGACCGTGGTAACGCCGCGTTTAACCGCCTGGTACGGTGATGAAAGCAAGAATTACCATTTGGGAGGCAACGAATTCGGGGTGAATCAATGGTCGCCGGAACTGCTGAACCTGAAACTTAAAATTGAAAAGTTTTCCGGGTATAAATTCAATTCTGTACTGTTAAACCTTTACCGGGATGGCAATGATTCGGTAGCGTGGCATCGGGATAAGGACAGCGAACTAGGAGAACGTCCGGTAATTGCTTCCGTAAGTCTCGGACAGGTCCGGAATTTTGATTTCCGCAATGTCGAAAACCATCAGCAGAAACACAGCCTTGCTTTAAAACACGGTTCGCTGCTCATCATGAAAGGAGATCTTCAGGTACATTGGGAACACCGTATCGCGAAATCCACCCGCCTGATGAGGCCCAGAATCAATCTCACTTTCAGACTGATTCGTGAATTATCATCGGTGTCCTGA